A portion of the Microlunatus phosphovorus NM-1 genome contains these proteins:
- a CDS encoding RES family NAD+ phosphorylase → MNRDQIQLGEPEDPAVLAAEFPRLGSLGTAPWYRAHSADYPDQPDRGCWWFSSVSPPKPVEGRFDLPYPKGTCYFADDIETAVRERLGSVWGRHHFLPPISLTGTTVSMIDPTSYVEASDIAHTDHADAAGFVTREIAGGAPYELTHRHAVAFSGAGFGGIAYRPRFTPGDVLALALFGDAGRPVPRRLASDVLGWQMHLRSPIRSTISRRRASILEPPAM, encoded by the coding sequence ATGAACCGCGATCAGATCCAGCTCGGCGAGCCGGAAGACCCAGCTGTACTGGCTGCCGAGTTTCCTCGACTCGGCAGCCTCGGCACAGCTCCGTGGTATCGCGCCCACTCCGCTGACTACCCCGATCAGCCGGATCGCGGTTGCTGGTGGTTTTCTTCGGTCAGCCCGCCGAAGCCGGTGGAGGGCCGCTTCGACCTGCCCTATCCCAAGGGCACCTGCTACTTTGCCGACGACATCGAAACGGCAGTTCGCGAGCGACTTGGCAGCGTCTGGGGACGTCACCATTTCCTGCCACCCATTTCCCTGACCGGCACCACCGTCTCGATGATCGACCCAACGTCCTACGTCGAAGCAAGCGACATCGCCCACACGGATCATGCAGACGCGGCAGGCTTCGTTACTCGAGAGATCGCGGGCGGCGCGCCATACGAGCTGACCCACCGCCACGCGGTCGCGTTCTCCGGGGCCGGCTTCGGCGGGATTGCGTACCGTCCTCGTTTCACACCCGGGGACGTTCTTGCACTCGCGCTCTTCGGTGATGCCGGGCGACCTGTGCCGAGACGTTTGGCATCCGACGTGCTGGGGTGGCAGATGCACCTTCGGTCGCCCATCAGGTCGACAATCAGTCGCCGTCGAGCGAGTATCCTCGAGCCACCAGCGATGTGA
- a CDS encoding NAD(P)-dependent alcohol dehydrogenase, protein MTDTIPATMRASVLTGQRQLATSEVPTPSYASDEVLVEVAAVGVCGSDTHYFRHGRIGEFVVDGPLILGHELSGRIVAVGADVPESRIGERVAIEPQKNCRRCRECRAGRYNLCRNMEFFATPPIDGAFARFCVIRTEFAHPIPDSLSDEAAALLEPLSVAITTMRKASIVPGSSILIAGAGPIGIICAQTARAFGAAEIIVTDLVAERRERALTYGATRVIDPREVDIASAGLDVNAFVDASGAPRAVFDGIKAVRPAGVAVLVGLGSSEMNLPIEHIQNLEITVTGIFRYTDTWPAAIHLVASGQVDLDSLVTGRFDLDHAAEALEADLDPDSLKAIVYPCR, encoded by the coding sequence ATGACCGACACCATCCCAGCCACCATGCGAGCCAGTGTGCTCACCGGGCAGCGACAGCTTGCCACCTCCGAGGTGCCCACCCCGTCGTACGCCAGCGACGAGGTGCTGGTCGAAGTGGCTGCCGTGGGCGTGTGCGGGTCCGACACCCACTACTTCCGGCACGGACGGATCGGTGAGTTCGTCGTCGACGGCCCGCTGATCCTCGGTCACGAGTTGTCCGGCCGGATCGTTGCGGTCGGCGCCGACGTGCCTGAGTCGCGGATCGGGGAGCGGGTCGCGATCGAGCCGCAGAAGAACTGCCGGCGGTGCCGCGAGTGTCGGGCGGGCCGCTACAACCTGTGCCGGAACATGGAGTTCTTCGCGACCCCGCCGATCGACGGTGCGTTCGCCCGCTTCTGCGTCATCCGGACCGAGTTCGCGCATCCGATTCCGGACTCCCTCTCCGACGAGGCAGCGGCGTTGTTGGAGCCGCTGTCGGTGGCGATCACCACGATGCGCAAGGCCAGTATCGTGCCCGGCTCCAGCATCCTGATCGCGGGCGCGGGGCCGATCGGGATCATCTGTGCGCAGACGGCGCGGGCATTCGGGGCCGCGGAGATCATCGTCACCGATCTGGTCGCGGAGCGTCGCGAGCGGGCGCTGACGTACGGCGCCACCCGAGTGATCGATCCGCGGGAGGTCGATATCGCCAGCGCGGGGCTGGACGTCAACGCGTTCGTCGACGCCTCCGGTGCGCCGCGTGCGGTCTTCGACGGGATCAAGGCGGTCCGGCCGGCGGGTGTCGCGGTCCTGGTGGGACTCGGCTCCTCGGAGATGAACCTGCCGATCGAGCACATCCAGAATCTGGAGATCACGGTGACCGGGATCTTCCGCTACACCGACACCTGGCCGGCCGCCATCCATCTGGTCGCCAGCGGCCAGGTCGACCTCGATTCGTTGGTGACCGGCCGGTTCGATCTCGACCACGCCGCCGAGGCCCTGGAAGCCGACCTCGACC